A stretch of the Colias croceus chromosome 13, ilColCroc2.1 genome encodes the following:
- the LOC123696935 gene encoding coiled-coil domain-containing protein 130 homolog, translating into MGERKGQNHYYPPDYDPKVGGLNKFMGTHALRERARKLHMGILIIRFEMPYNIWCDGCNNHIGMGVRYNAEKTKIGMYYSTPVYQFRMKCHLCDNHFEIKTDPGNLDYVIVSGARRQENRWDPTENGQIVPETKETQMKLFDDAMFRLEHKTGDEEASKLDKPRLGKLVGRNENVWKDDYEANCALRRNFRKRRKELEESAINDGLLLARSSLDINLLPENEDDRNMAALLALRPSRSIEEKQTVTRHKILNAPALPSSSGLLTSFGGLKKEESLSKQAVLTRNALGVVVKRNKVEVKDLKEENFLNSNDKDDKNSAEVEGKVTKSKEDVESNKKLSLVGDYSSSGENSD; encoded by the exons ATGGGTGAACGTAAAGGTCAGAACCATTACTACCCCCCAGACTACGACCCTAAAGTCGGGGGGTTGAACAAATTCATGGGCACGCATGCTCTACGAGAACGAGCTAGGAAACTACACATGGGGATCCTTATTATAAGATTTGAGATGCCGTACAATATATGGTGTGACGGCTGTAACAATCACATTGGTATGGGTGTAAGATACAATGCAGAGAAAACTAAAATCGGCATGTATTATAGTACTCCGGTATATCAGTTCAGAATGAAGTGTCACTTGTGTGATAATCATTTTGAAATAAAGACTGATCCAGGT AATTTAGACTATGTGATAGTATCTGGTGCAAGGCGACAGGAGAACAGATGGGACCCCACAGAGAACGGTCAGATTGTGCCTGAGACCAAGGAAACTCAGATGAAATTGTTTGATGATGCTATGTTTAG ATTGGAACACAAGACAGGCGATGAAGAAGCTAGCAAACTTGATAAGCCCAGGCTCGGCAAACTTGTGGGACGAAATGAGAATGTGTGGAAAGATGATTATGAAGCTAACTGCGCCTTGAGGAGGAACTTCAGA aAACGCAGAAAAGAACTAGAAGAATCTGCGATCAACGACGGCTTGCTACTCGCTAGATCTTCTCTCGATATAAATCTTTTACCAGAAAACGAAGACGATAGGAACATGGCGGCCCTCCTCGCGCTTAGACCTTCTAGAAGTATAGAAGAGAAACAGACTGTGACAAGGCATAAAATCTTAAACGCGCCAGCCCTGCCGAGTTCTAGTGGCCTTCTTACGAGCTTTGGAGGTTTAAAGAAGGAAGAATCGCTAAGTAAACAGGCTGTTTTGACAAGAAATGCGCTAGGGGTGGTAGTTAAGAGAAATAAAGTGGAagttaaagatttaaaagaggaaaattttttaaatagtaatgaCAAAGATGATAAAAATAGTGCAGAAGTTGAAGGTAAAGTTACCAAGAGTAAAGAAGATGTAGAAAGTAATAAGAAATTGTCTTTGGTTGGTGATTATAGTTCTAGTGGAGAAAATTCTGACTGA